Proteins found in one Bacteroidales bacterium WCE2008 genomic segment:
- a CDS encoding RND family efflux transporter, MFP subunit: MRKLALVIAAALLTVLPGCRNRSSNEVVEDKLQYSGRVNEVEVMTLKSQNFPMQLVSNGKLSATRRSALIFRQSGVIKEITAANGSYVEKGAVIARLDDVEQRSALESAQTNLDRATLDLKDVLVGLGYSTAEGAEVPEDIMKMATIRSGYSSAKNSYDTAVRNLEGTVLKAPFSGKVADIKQKVWETSGSEPFCTVINDNEFDVVFTVLESEYSFVSKGQPVRVSLFGEEDKAVNGRIVSINPTIDKNGQISVTARIPGNGRMLDGMNVKIIVEKTLERQLVVPKSAVVVRDGLDVLFRYVDGRAEWVYVEKIKANSESYAIRGNADRNSEVNEGDQIIISGNFNLADKSRVTIKK; encoded by the coding sequence ATGAGAAAGCTAGCATTGGTAATCGCTGCAGCCTTGTTGACGGTCCTCCCCGGCTGCAGAAACAGGTCCTCAAACGAAGTGGTAGAGGATAAACTACAGTATTCTGGAAGAGTCAATGAGGTGGAAGTCATGACCCTGAAGAGCCAGAATTTCCCGATGCAGCTTGTTTCTAATGGCAAACTTTCCGCGACCAGAAGAAGCGCCCTTATATTCAGACAAAGCGGAGTGATCAAAGAAATAACGGCCGCCAACGGCTCGTATGTAGAAAAAGGCGCCGTGATAGCCAGGCTGGACGATGTCGAACAGCGGTCTGCGCTCGAGTCGGCCCAGACTAATCTCGACAGGGCAACCCTCGATCTGAAGGACGTCCTTGTCGGACTCGGTTACAGCACGGCTGAAGGAGCCGAGGTCCCGGAAGACATAATGAAAATGGCGACGATACGTTCCGGCTACAGCTCTGCGAAAAACAGTTACGATACTGCAGTGCGCAACCTCGAAGGAACCGTACTTAAAGCTCCTTTCTCCGGAAAAGTCGCCGACATAAAACAGAAAGTCTGGGAGACGTCAGGCTCCGAGCCGTTCTGCACCGTAATCAACGACAACGAATTCGACGTTGTCTTCACTGTGCTCGAGTCGGAGTATTCATTCGTCTCCAAAGGCCAGCCGGTAAGAGTCTCTCTCTTCGGCGAAGAAGACAAGGCCGTAAACGGCCGGATCGTCTCGATCAACCCTACGATCGACAAGAACGGCCAGATTTCAGTCACCGCCAGAATACCGGGCAACGGCCGGATGCTGGACGGTATGAACGTAAAGATAATCGTCGAGAAGACCCTCGAAAGACAGCTTGTGGTGCCGAAGAGCGCTGTCGTCGTAAGAGATGGTCTCGACGTCCTTTTCCGCTATGTGGATGGCCGTGCGGAATGGGTTTATGTGGAAAAAATTAAAGCTAACAGCGAAAGCTACGCAATCCGCGGGAATGCCGACAGGAACTCCGAGGTCAACGAAGGCGACCAGATAATAATCTCAGGCAACTTCAACCTCGCCGACAAATCAAGGGTCACAATCAAAAAATAG
- a CDS encoding Multidrug efflux pump subunit AcrB: protein MLDKLLNRPVSVTMVLLVFIVLGLIGIGKLPVSLIPDVDIPYVTVQISDPGMSARTLDEAVVSPLRQSLMQINHLKDIKSESKDGSATITLTFEEGRDIDYFYIEANEKVDRAMSSLPKMDRPKVFKASATDIPAFFMNISLREGGDFRHLSEFASNVIARRIEQLPEVAMVDISGCSDSEILIIPDQDALKRVGMSLDQFESDLSAANVSLSNLTIRDGEYHYNVKFHSFASSAEDISRVYFHAGDRMLQIKDVADVSVKEVPRSGMVMSDGKDAVSLAVIKQSEARMSDLKKAIDEQVRIFGVDYPEVEFTVTRDQTELLEYSIRNLLLNIILAVLLDCIIIFLFMKDFKSPFLVAFTIPVSLVISFFVFYGIGISINIISLSGLLLGMGMMVDNTIVLTDNITGRWNRGEGLRKAVVEGTKEVSGAMLSSVLTTCAVFIPLVFLNGLAGELFFDQAVAVTVILLTSYLVTVIVIPVYYWVLYKKQDAFKPDKFLGKLEVKGAVPLYDKVVSFFLGHRWLAWALPCFCTLLIVLCAAFMQREKLPPISYSDAIINIDWNEHIAIDVNKARVARLQESIQDDCDQITAMVGVQQFVLGHSGDPSMTEASIYFRCKSPKAMEKVKARLDENISREYPAAGVSFSSSGNIFDMVFAEKEPQLLARIRSVGIVGLEVESLRETINDVRAAVPEADIDDIPVKTDILYISDPEKMALYGISFSQLTDVLANSLNGNRVFEIVRGDMTLPVVMGTDVRDMDQLLSEKIGDIPVRALMRQSWDSDFKSLIAGAEGGYYPLPLDVKSSQVRKLMPKVTSAVRQSGRYDVSFAGSWFSNAEMVRQMTMILLIAISLLFLILASQFESLLQPVIILSEIVIDIAFSLAIIWILGVSINLMSLIGLVVICGIVINDSILKIDTINRLVRQGMAVESAIHEAGHRRLKAIIMTSLTTILAVLPFLSRGNMGDDLQYPMALVVVIGMTIGTLVSLFYVPTVYSAIYRRK, encoded by the coding sequence ATGCTGGACAAGTTGCTGAACAGGCCCGTCTCCGTCACCATGGTCCTGCTGGTGTTCATCGTTCTCGGACTGATTGGAATCGGGAAACTTCCGGTCTCACTTATTCCGGATGTGGACATCCCGTATGTGACAGTCCAGATCTCCGATCCGGGCATGTCCGCCAGGACTCTCGACGAAGCAGTCGTCAGTCCCCTGAGGCAGAGCCTGATGCAGATCAACCATCTTAAGGACATAAAATCGGAATCGAAAGACGGAAGCGCCACGATAACCCTGACCTTCGAAGAGGGCCGGGATATCGATTACTTTTACATCGAGGCCAACGAAAAAGTCGACCGCGCGATGTCGTCGCTGCCTAAGATGGACCGCCCGAAGGTCTTCAAGGCCAGCGCCACCGACATCCCGGCGTTCTTCATGAACATAAGCCTGCGCGAAGGCGGGGATTTCCGCCATCTTTCGGAATTCGCCTCCAACGTCATTGCAAGGAGGATAGAGCAACTTCCGGAGGTCGCGATGGTCGACATAAGCGGCTGCTCCGACAGCGAAATCCTTATCATTCCGGACCAGGATGCCCTTAAACGTGTCGGGATGTCCCTGGATCAGTTTGAATCCGACCTTTCGGCAGCCAATGTCTCCCTTTCCAACCTGACGATCAGGGACGGGGAATACCACTACAATGTCAAGTTCCACTCTTTCGCGTCTTCCGCAGAAGATATTTCCAGGGTATATTTCCATGCCGGAGACAGGATGCTGCAGATAAAGGATGTCGCTGATGTTTCGGTAAAGGAAGTGCCGAGGAGCGGAATGGTGATGTCGGACGGCAAGGATGCCGTAAGCCTCGCAGTGATAAAGCAGAGCGAGGCCAGGATGTCCGACCTCAAGAAGGCGATAGACGAACAGGTCCGTATCTTCGGAGTCGACTATCCGGAGGTCGAGTTTACCGTGACGAGAGACCAGACGGAACTTCTCGAATACTCTATCCGGAACCTGCTCCTCAATATTATCCTGGCAGTGCTTCTGGACTGCATAATAATATTCCTGTTCATGAAGGATTTCAAGTCCCCGTTCCTGGTGGCCTTTACGATCCCTGTATCGCTGGTGATATCCTTCTTTGTCTTCTATGGAATAGGAATATCGATCAATATAATCTCCCTGTCCGGTCTCCTGCTTGGCATGGGTATGATGGTGGACAACACCATCGTCCTTACCGACAATATCACAGGCCGCTGGAACAGGGGCGAGGGCCTTCGGAAAGCCGTGGTCGAGGGTACTAAGGAAGTCTCCGGAGCGATGCTGAGTTCGGTGCTTACCACCTGCGCAGTGTTCATACCGCTGGTCTTCCTCAATGGTCTTGCCGGAGAGCTCTTCTTCGACCAGGCGGTTGCCGTGACCGTAATCCTGCTCACCTCGTATCTTGTCACGGTAATAGTGATCCCGGTATATTATTGGGTTCTTTACAAGAAACAGGATGCGTTCAAGCCGGATAAATTCCTCGGAAAACTGGAAGTCAAGGGGGCCGTGCCGCTTTACGACAAGGTCGTCTCCTTCTTCCTGGGGCATCGCTGGCTGGCCTGGGCGCTGCCATGTTTCTGCACCCTGTTGATCGTCCTTTGCGCAGCCTTCATGCAGAGAGAGAAACTGCCGCCGATATCCTACTCGGACGCGATAATCAATATCGACTGGAACGAACATATTGCCATTGACGTCAATAAGGCAAGAGTCGCCAGACTCCAGGAGTCGATACAGGACGACTGCGACCAGATCACGGCTATGGTCGGGGTGCAGCAGTTCGTGCTCGGCCACAGCGGGGATCCTTCGATGACTGAGGCGTCCATTTATTTCAGATGCAAGTCTCCGAAGGCCATGGAAAAGGTAAAGGCCAGGCTGGACGAGAATATCTCCAGAGAATATCCTGCAGCCGGAGTCTCCTTCTCTTCTTCAGGCAATATCTTCGATATGGTATTTGCTGAAAAGGAGCCGCAGCTGCTCGCCCGCATCAGGTCAGTCGGAATCGTCGGCCTGGAGGTGGAAAGCCTCAGGGAAACGATAAATGATGTCCGCGCTGCCGTCCCGGAAGCGGATATCGACGATATACCGGTCAAGACCGACATCCTTTATATCTCGGATCCGGAGAAGATGGCCCTTTACGGGATTTCTTTCAGCCAGCTGACTGACGTCCTCGCCAATTCCCTGAACGGAAACAGAGTCTTCGAGATCGTGCGCGGGGACATGACCCTTCCCGTCGTCATGGGTACGGACGTCCGCGATATGGACCAGCTTCTGTCGGAGAAGATCGGAGACATTCCGGTTCGCGCCCTTATGCGCCAGAGCTGGGACAGCGACTTCAAGTCCCTGATAGCCGGAGCTGAAGGCGGGTATTATCCGCTGCCGCTGGACGTGAAGTCTTCGCAGGTCAGGAAATTGATGCCGAAGGTGACTTCCGCCGTCAGACAGTCGGGCAGGTATGATGTCAGTTTCGCGGGATCATGGTTCTCGAATGCCGAGATGGTCCGTCAGATGACCATGATCCTGCTGATCGCGATTTCGCTGCTTTTCCTGATCCTGGCGTCGCAGTTCGAATCTCTGCTCCAGCCGGTGATCATACTGTCGGAGATCGTAATCGACATCGCGTTCAGCCTGGCGATTATCTGGATTCTGGGCGTCAGCATCAATCTCATGTCCCTTATCGGTCTGGTCGTGATCTGCGGTATCGTGATCAACGACTCGATCCTGAAGATCGATACGATCAACCGGCTCGTCCGTCAGGGGATGGCGGTCGAGTCTGCGATCCATGAGGCCGGCCACAGGAGACTGAAGGCTATTATCATGACATCGCTGACCACGATCCTGGCCGTCCTGCCGTTCCTCTCGAGGGGAAACATGGGCGACGACCTGCAATACCCGATGGCGCTGGTCGTAGTCATCGGAATGACGATAGGAACGCTCGTCAGCCTGTTCTATGTGCCGACCGTCTATTCCGCAATCTACAGGAGGAAGTAA
- a CDS encoding Multidrug efflux pump subunit AcrB — MTGGKGISSFSVLLIMAVASFIGIVCMTRLNVQYVPPQGNNTITVSFLYPGASSRVVEAEVTSRIEGALANIRSCTGIESTSYDGAGFIEFSMDRKADMEAVRFEIASSIRNMWNSLPEGCYYPSISLNAHGTRTQTAIAYFITSSLETREIADFVNERLVYPISSVKGVSSVSFYGYTPYEWVITFDYDRAAAYGIQASDIAGSISDYYREDVVGMVRNGDYTYAVKLKNDSKEDFAEIPVKNAGGRVIRLGEIATFSYQESVPRSYYRINGLNTLTLSVDVAPDVNMISVVDEVNEKLSEIQIPEEISIVVGYDSSEYVREELDKVYLRTALCLLILLLFVFAVNRSWKYMTVIAITLAVNLLVSVALYFFFGLGIHIYTLAGITVSLGIIIDNSIVMIDHWTRFRSRSVFPAILSSVLTTVAALLVIFLLPESERANLVDFSLVIVINLCVSLLVAYLFVPALLDYFPVDRDAFHSSVRRLRRTVRRNARYERYIFWGQRHRLLLVLLFIIVFGLPTVLLPEKFGNEKTAPLKPYEKVLNKIVGWRPYASNKDAIDALLGSTFAVFHQAISHSDFYREPSRPELVITASMPEGCTVAQLNDVIKAMENFLASFDEIETFQSSVRSSTAATIGVLFKPEFENTRIPGRIKREVVDVAKDFGGANWNVTGIDNNSFSNDIVSKYKNSGIVLTGYNFDELQRYGEILIDFLGAKRRVSGPEIWSGDGDFLPKLEFGVNYDFEKLMANGISPYSYHQSLYSPLYSSTVLSLPENGEYIDVRLESSSKDKFDVWNVDNTAVQTGEGKMKLSEVGEIAKQRSSIVIMRRNQSYSINVRYDFIGNAVLAEKTAEDAVKYMNSEILPVGYHAEKDNYSWFFDSKEKYVGLILLVIALIFVICTVHFNSLRAPLAIIWMIPISFIGVFIVFGYTGFNFDNGGFAAFVMLSGITVNAGIYMISAWRSYRRNLPEVRRYVRALNIKIWPIFLTVVSTILGLIPFLFDGPRETFWFSFAIGTIAGLVFAMIGFFLYLPVFACKKR; from the coding sequence ATGACGGGCGGAAAGGGCATATCTTCGTTCTCGGTCCTGCTGATCATGGCGGTGGCCTCGTTCATAGGCATCGTCTGCATGACCCGGCTGAACGTCCAGTATGTCCCGCCTCAGGGCAACAACACGATAACTGTAAGTTTCCTGTATCCGGGCGCTTCGTCAAGAGTAGTCGAGGCTGAAGTCACGTCGAGGATAGAAGGCGCTCTCGCCAATATACGTTCCTGTACCGGGATCGAGTCCACCTCTTATGACGGGGCCGGCTTCATTGAGTTCTCGATGGACCGGAAAGCGGATATGGAGGCGGTGCGGTTCGAGATTGCCTCGAGTATCAGGAATATGTGGAACAGTCTGCCGGAGGGCTGCTATTATCCGTCGATTTCTCTGAATGCCCATGGGACCAGGACGCAGACCGCAATCGCTTATTTCATTACAAGCAGCCTTGAAACCAGGGAGATTGCGGATTTTGTCAATGAAAGGCTGGTCTATCCTATATCTTCGGTCAAGGGAGTCAGTTCCGTCTCATTTTATGGATATACCCCTTATGAGTGGGTCATAACTTTCGATTATGACCGGGCGGCGGCTTATGGGATACAGGCCTCGGATATCGCGGGCTCCATCTCGGATTATTACCGCGAGGATGTCGTCGGAATGGTCAGGAACGGGGATTATACTTATGCCGTCAAACTTAAGAATGACAGCAAGGAGGATTTCGCGGAAATACCGGTCAAGAATGCTGGCGGCAGGGTTATCCGTCTGGGAGAGATCGCCACTTTCAGCTACCAGGAGTCGGTGCCGCGTTCATACTATAGGATCAATGGCCTGAACACACTGACACTTTCCGTCGATGTAGCTCCGGATGTCAACATGATTTCGGTAGTCGACGAGGTCAATGAAAAACTGTCTGAAATCCAGATTCCGGAGGAAATCTCGATAGTCGTAGGCTACGACTCTTCGGAATACGTCCGCGAAGAGCTTGACAAGGTCTATCTGCGCACGGCTTTGTGCCTTCTGATACTGTTGCTTTTCGTTTTTGCCGTCAACCGGTCCTGGAAATACATGACGGTCATCGCGATCACGCTTGCGGTAAACCTTCTGGTCTCGGTCGCCCTGTATTTCTTTTTCGGGCTCGGAATCCATATCTATACGCTTGCGGGAATTACGGTATCTCTCGGCATCATCATCGACAACAGCATAGTCATGATAGACCATTGGACGAGATTCCGTTCGCGGTCTGTCTTTCCGGCGATACTCAGCTCCGTGCTTACGACAGTGGCGGCGCTGCTGGTAATCTTCCTGCTGCCTGAATCCGAAAGGGCCAATCTCGTGGATTTCTCGCTGGTGATAGTGATAAACTTATGCGTCTCGCTTCTCGTCGCCTATCTTTTCGTTCCGGCGCTGCTGGATTATTTCCCGGTCGACAGAGACGCCTTCCACTCTTCAGTCAGGCGGCTGCGCCGGACCGTTCGGCGGAACGCCCGTTACGAACGATATATATTCTGGGGACAGAGACACAGGCTGCTTCTCGTCCTGCTTTTCATAATTGTCTTCGGCCTTCCGACCGTACTGCTTCCGGAAAAGTTCGGAAACGAAAAAACAGCCCCTCTGAAGCCTTACGAGAAAGTCTTGAATAAGATAGTCGGCTGGAGGCCTTACGCTTCAAATAAGGACGCAATAGACGCCTTGCTTGGCTCGACGTTCGCTGTCTTCCATCAGGCGATCTCCCATTCTGACTTTTACCGCGAACCTTCGCGTCCCGAGCTTGTCATTACGGCCTCGATGCCGGAGGGTTGTACGGTCGCCCAGCTGAACGATGTCATCAAGGCCATGGAGAACTTTCTCGCCAGCTTCGACGAGATCGAGACATTCCAGAGTTCCGTGAGATCCTCCACGGCAGCGACAATCGGGGTCCTTTTCAAGCCGGAGTTCGAAAATACGAGGATTCCGGGGCGGATCAAGCGTGAGGTGGTAGATGTAGCCAAGGATTTCGGAGGCGCAAACTGGAATGTCACGGGAATCGACAACAATTCCTTCAGCAATGACATAGTCTCGAAATATAAGAACTCCGGAATCGTCCTTACCGGATACAATTTCGATGAGCTGCAGCGCTATGGAGAGATACTCATCGACTTTCTCGGGGCGAAACGCAGGGTATCGGGGCCGGAGATATGGAGTGGCGACGGAGATTTCCTGCCGAAGCTCGAGTTCGGGGTCAATTATGATTTCGAAAAGCTTATGGCCAACGGAATCAGCCCTTACAGCTATCATCAGTCCCTTTATTCCCCCCTGTACAGTTCAACGGTCCTTTCTCTTCCTGAGAATGGAGAATACATAGATGTCCGGCTTGAGTCTTCGAGCAAGGACAAATTCGATGTCTGGAATGTGGACAATACCGCAGTCCAGACCGGCGAGGGCAAGATGAAGCTTTCGGAAGTCGGTGAGATTGCAAAGCAGAGGTCATCGATTGTCATCATGCGCCGCAACCAGTCTTACAGCATAAATGTCCGTTACGATTTCATCGGAAATGCTGTCCTGGCGGAAAAGACGGCCGAAGATGCCGTGAAGTATATGAACTCGGAGATTCTTCCGGTAGGCTACCATGCGGAAAAAGACAATTACAGCTGGTTTTTCGACAGCAAGGAGAAGTATGTAGGCCTGATATTGCTTGTGATCGCGCTTATATTCGTGATCTGCACGGTGCACTTCAACTCGCTCCGGGCGCCGCTGGCGATAATCTGGATGATCCCGATCTCTTTCATCGGCGTCTTCATAGTATTCGGATATACCGGCTTCAACTTCGACAACGGCGGATTCGCGGCCTTCGTCATGCTCAGCGGAATCACGGTAAACGCAGGAATCTATATGATCTCCGCCTGGAGATCATATAGACGCAACTTGCCGGAAGTCCGCAGATATGTCCGTGCCCTGAATATAAAGATATGGCCGATTTTCCTCACCGTCGTATCTACAATCCTGGGCCTTATCCCATTCCTCTTCGATGGTCCGAGAGAGACCTTCTGGTTCTCTTTCGCTATCGGTACGATCGCCGGTCTGGTCTTTGCAATGATCGGATTCTTCCTCTACCTTCCGGTATTTGCCTGCAAAAAAAGATAG
- a CDS encoding FtsX-like permease family protein: MNSYFKFLSRNRLYTAIEFFGLAVSLAFVILIGSYVAQQYSLAHEGPDWKRIYAPGTADYASLSFWDKEELDMAVPEIEASTRVVLMYQPVVSDAGESYTCSGLQIDPDFFEVFPKYKLRGGSIDAFEATDAVLISEAFAAQLSKDGVPVEGKVIKVDGNDKVVAGVVEDFRNTLFPYSDVLVNIKSDGFSKNPKNFQSIGNYSTFYRTVKGAERKDVDAKVMELLHRNYGPDWGELEGWRTYRIDEIFLGNKASGNTRAGDGKMLRLLSIVVLLLLLSAVFNYMNLSYALSGKRAKEMATRRLIGASKAGITWRYIAESVLFTAASFAVALLLARNLVPMMNHLLLPQEGFQTVITQTMVPLEFKMTPGYVAVYVLAILLLGAICGLLPAWTASRYEPINITNGSFRRMNKMVFGKVLIVAQNVLAVFLLSMAIVMEVQMKHMADRPTNSAVDNRFTIGTIARRTSEISPLIDRLKNLPFVERVGVGRGLPGSINMFYTTESVSGNQATFAPILCDSVYFRLLGLKVKEDFGHPVNNSIWFGESAYAAAEVSDTSASFARRFNMNMLQPEYIGGIVTDFPALPASDARGGGNTVVVVARPEELLYSSNLLIETTGEDKAYAKRMMQEYEDFYMEKTGTVQSSWIHGFLRDIFREQLAPVRRTVRLVELFTVLSVIIALLGLLAISTYYAEESTRQIAIRKVFGGDVKGETIRNVKNYMVLVGVACAIGIPVAIWASRLYLARFAYRIENYGWVFPLAILLTAAMAFGSVVWQTYKAAKTNPADCLKRE, encoded by the coding sequence ATGAATAGTTATTTCAAGTTCCTCTCAAGGAACAGATTATATACGGCTATCGAATTCTTCGGACTGGCAGTCAGCCTTGCGTTCGTAATTCTGATTGGAAGCTATGTCGCCCAGCAATACAGCCTGGCCCATGAGGGCCCGGACTGGAAGAGGATCTATGCTCCCGGGACGGCCGATTACGCTTCTCTCAGCTTCTGGGACAAGGAGGAACTTGACATGGCCGTACCGGAGATCGAAGCCTCGACCAGAGTCGTCCTGATGTACCAGCCGGTCGTATCGGATGCAGGTGAAAGCTACACCTGCTCCGGACTTCAGATAGACCCGGATTTCTTCGAAGTATTCCCTAAATACAAACTGAGAGGAGGTAGCATCGACGCTTTTGAAGCTACGGACGCAGTCCTGATTAGCGAGGCATTTGCAGCTCAGCTTTCCAAGGATGGCGTCCCGGTTGAAGGGAAAGTTATAAAAGTCGACGGAAATGACAAGGTCGTTGCCGGAGTAGTCGAGGATTTCCGCAACACTCTCTTCCCTTACAGCGATGTCCTTGTCAACATAAAATCCGACGGATTCTCCAAGAATCCGAAAAATTTCCAGAGTATCGGCAATTATTCGACATTCTACCGTACCGTAAAAGGAGCTGAACGCAAAGACGTCGATGCAAAGGTAATGGAGCTTCTGCACCGGAATTATGGTCCGGACTGGGGCGAGCTCGAAGGCTGGAGGACATACCGTATCGACGAGATCTTCCTCGGAAACAAAGCCAGTGGAAACACCAGGGCCGGAGACGGCAAGATGCTGCGGCTTCTGTCAATCGTGGTCCTTCTGCTCCTGCTTTCTGCCGTATTCAATTACATGAATCTCTCCTATGCGCTCAGCGGCAAAAGAGCCAAGGAGATGGCTACACGAAGGCTTATCGGAGCCTCCAAGGCCGGTATCACCTGGCGTTACATAGCGGAATCCGTGCTGTTTACCGCTGCCAGCTTTGCGGTCGCGCTGCTGCTGGCCAGGAATCTGGTCCCGATGATGAACCATCTTCTGCTGCCGCAGGAGGGCTTCCAGACAGTCATAACCCAGACCATGGTTCCGCTTGAGTTCAAGATGACTCCGGGTTATGTTGCCGTCTATGTGCTCGCTATTCTTCTGCTCGGAGCAATCTGCGGACTGCTGCCGGCATGGACGGCGTCCCGCTATGAGCCTATCAATATCACCAACGGCTCGTTCCGAAGGATGAACAAGATGGTTTTCGGGAAGGTGCTCATCGTCGCGCAGAACGTTCTGGCCGTCTTCTTGTTGTCGATGGCTATAGTCATGGAGGTGCAGATGAAGCATATGGCAGACAGGCCTACTAATTCGGCGGTCGACAATAGATTCACGATCGGAACGATAGCACGCCGTACCAGCGAAATCAGTCCGCTTATCGACAGGTTGAAGAACCTGCCCTTCGTGGAAAGGGTTGGAGTCGGAAGAGGGCTTCCGGGAAGTATAAACATGTTCTATACGACGGAAAGTGTGTCCGGAAACCAGGCCACATTCGCTCCGATTCTATGCGACTCTGTCTATTTCAGGCTGCTGGGATTGAAGGTCAAGGAAGATTTCGGGCATCCGGTCAACAATTCGATCTGGTTCGGAGAATCGGCTTATGCTGCCGCTGAAGTATCAGATACTTCCGCCTCTTTTGCGAGGAGGTTCAATATGAACATGCTGCAGCCGGAGTATATCGGCGGAATAGTGACTGATTTCCCAGCCCTGCCGGCTTCTGATGCCCGTGGAGGCGGAAACACCGTAGTTGTCGTCGCGAGACCTGAAGAGCTGCTTTATTCAAGCAATCTGCTTATCGAGACCACCGGAGAAGATAAAGCCTACGCGAAACGGATGATGCAGGAATATGAGGATTTCTACATGGAAAAAACCGGAACTGTCCAGTCTTCCTGGATACACGGGTTCCTGAGGGATATCTTCAGGGAGCAGCTTGCGCCGGTAAGACGTACCGTACGGCTGGTGGAACTGTTTACCGTACTGTCGGTGATAATCGCTCTTCTGGGACTGCTGGCAATCAGTACTTACTATGCAGAAGAAAGTACCCGCCAGATCGCCATCCGCAAGGTATTCGGCGGCGACGTAAAAGGTGAGACTATCCGAAATGTGAAGAATTATATGGTGCTGGTCGGCGTAGCCTGCGCAATAGGAATTCCTGTAGCTATCTGGGCTTCGAGGCTGTACCTTGCCCGGTTTGCCTACAGGATCGAGAACTATGGCTGGGTCTTCCCTCTGGCGATACTTCTGACCGCGGCCATGGCCTTCGGCTCAGTCGTATGGCAGACCTACAAGGCTGCAAAGACCAACCCGGCGGACTGCCTGAAGAGAGAGTAA